In Acidobacteriota bacterium, the genomic stretch CTGCTTTCCGGCCGGGTGCGGGTGGACCGACTCCTGGTCGACGGCGCGATGCTCCGGTGGGAAGAGAACCTGAGTGCTGTGGTGTTGGCCACGCCCGGCCACGCCCCCGGGAGCATCTGCCTGGTGGTGAACGACACCTGGCTGGTCACCGGCGATACCTTGTTCATCGGCGACTGCGGCCGCACCGACCTGCCCGAGGGCGACGCGGCTGCACTGTTCCGGAGTCTCCAGCGGCTCAAGGAGCTCCCGGATCATCTGGCGGTCTGTCCCGGCCATGACTACGGCCCCGTCCTGATCCGCCGGCTGGACGAGGAGAAAGAGCACAACCCGGCGCTGCAGGCCGCCGACCTGGCCGCGTTCAACGCGATTCCCTGAGCGGTTTTAATCGAACGACGCCACGACCGGAGCATGGTCGGACGGCTTCTCCCCCTTTCGCTCGTCCCGGTGCACCGCCACACCGGAGCAGCGCGCCGCCATGGGCGCGCTGGCGAGGATGTGGTCGATGCGCAGCCCCCAGCCGCGGTGAAACGCGCCGCCGCGGTAATCCCACCAGGTGAAGATCGTCTCCTCCGGATGGTGCCGACGAAGTAAATCCGTCAGTCCCCAGCCGGTCAGGTGGCGCAACGCCTCCTTCTCCGGATCGGTGAAGAGCAGCTGCCCACGCCACGCCGCGACATCCCACACGTCGCGGTCTTCGGGGGCGACGTTGAAATCGCCCGCGAGCACCAAGGCGGACGCCGGCGGCAGCGCGGCGTCCAGCGAGTCGCGGAACCGACGGTACCAGGCCAGCTTCTCCTCGTAGCGAGGGGAATCCAGGGCGGTGCCGTTCGGGGCGTACACGCTCACGACGTGCACGCCGTCTACGGTGGCGGCGATCACGCGGCGGTCGGCATCGGCCGCATCGCCGGGGAGACCGCGCACCACTTCCGCCGCCGGGGCCAGGCTGAGCAGGGCGACCCCGTTGTATGTCTTCTGGCCGAAGACGGCGCAGTGGTAGCCCAGCGCCTCGATCTCGGCGAATGGGAACTGATCATCGACGACCTTGGTCTCCTGCAGACAGACGACGTCGGGCCGTTCCCGACCCAGCCAATCGAGCAGCCGGGGCAACCGGGCCCGGATGGAGTTCACGTTCCAGGTGGCGATTTTCACGGCGCGTCTCCATGGCGACATTCGGTTTCAAGATTTTTATAACACGTGGGTTGGAACCGGGGCGTGCACACGGCGAGGAAGATCAAATCCTCACTGCCGGTGTTGGCGATCCGCTGGCGGCACGCCGGCGGGATGAGCACCACATCACCCGGCGTGACGTCCTGCGGCGGCAGATCGCCCACCTCCACCCGGCCGGCGCCGGTGAGAATGACATAGCGTTCCACTGTCCCCGTCAGTCGGTGCCACCGCGTGGTGGCGCCGGGCGCGACACGCGCCCGGGCGATGGACACGTCCGGATCATCCGGACTGTTGGACAGTTCGAGGATGAAGCAACCCTCGGGAATGAACGACTCGGCGTCCGGAGTGACATGATGGATGGTTGCACGCATCGGGTGATCCTCTCACCGCCTGTTCCTGATTATACACCCGCGGCCGGCCGGGTTCGTCCAGCCGATGTCCGTGTCGGTCCGAGTGGGATGTGCTAAGCTTTTGACGGCCTCCCCGGCTTCGGCTACACTGGTGCCGGAAGGACCGATCCGGCAGGCTCCGGCTACAGAAACGGAACCCGGTCGCCGCCGCGGAGTTGACGTGAAACTGCAACTGGTCGTCGAGGGAAGCACCCTGCATGGCAGAGTCCTGCCGCTCGGCGACGGCTGGCTGCTCGCCGGCCGGGCGCCGGAGTGTACCCTGCGCTTCGATGCGGTCCGGGACAACACTGTCTCGGCGCGGCACGCCATCATCCAGCGGGAGATCAGCGGTCACGTCCTCTACGACCAGGACAGCCGCAACGGAACGTTTGTCAACGGGGTGAGGGTCCGGCGGGTGGAGCTCCAGCCGGGCGATGTGGTGGAACTGGGTACGGGCGGGCCCCGTTTGCGAGTGGTGCGTATGGCGGAATCTCCGCCGGCCGCGAGTCCCTTCACGCCGGCGAGTCCGCCGGTCCCGCCGCAGCCGCTGTCGCTCCACGAGAGCATCACGACGCTGGGCCTGTACAATCCGGAGAAGGAAAAACCGCGCCATTCCACCTGGCTCGGCGCGGCCGCGGCGGTATGCATCGGCGGCGGCATCGCCCTGTTGGTGTTGGTGGTCCTGCTGCTGAGCCTGGGGGTGACCGGAACGATTGTGGGTTTGATCGTGGCGTTCATCCCCGCGCCGTTCTACCTGGCGCTGTTCCTCTGGCTGGACCGCTACGATCCCGAGCCGGCGTGGGTCATCACCGCCGCCTTCGCGTGGGGCGCGCTGGTAGGAGTGCTCATCTCCTTCGCCATGAACACCTTTTTCGGCGCGGTAGCCTCGGCGATGGCCGGGGCGGAGGCCGGCGACGCCTTGTCATCCATCTTCTCCGCACCCATCATCGAGGAGGGGATCAAGGGGCTGGGCGTGATCCTGATCTGGCTGCTGCTGCGGCGGGAGTTCGACGACGTGCTCGACGGCGTCATGTACGCGGGGGTGATCGCACTCGGCTTCGCTACCGTGGAGAACGTGCTCTACTACGGCGGGATGTTTCTGAAAGAGGGAGTGGGCGGACTGGTTCCGGTGGTGATCATGCGGGGCGTGCTCTCGCCGTATTCCCATGCGCTGTTCACCTCAATGACGGGCATCGGCTGCGGATTGGCCAGAGAAACACACAATCGGGCGCTCCGGGTGGTGCTGCCGCTGGCGGGCCTGGCGCTGGCCATGTTTCTGCATGCCCTCTGGAATGCCGTGGCCACGTTCACCCAGGGTTTCTTCTTCGTGATCTACCTGATTGTCTGGCTTCCCCTCTTCATCGCTCTCCTGGTACTGGTGATCGGACTGGTGGTCCGCGAAGGGAAAATTGTGCGGCGGATGCTGGCCGTGGAGGTGACCACCGGCCGTCTCACCGATGCCGAATTGAAAGCGGCGGGTTCGTTCTGGAGCCGGCTCGGCTGGCCGCTGGCCGCGCTGCCTCATTGGGGCCGTTTCACCGCCCGCCGGCGGTTCCTGCGGGCGGCGACGAAGCTGGCCTTCTGCTTCTGGCATGTGGAACGGGCCGCGGCCTCGCGCGCCCAGACGATCAGCCTGCCGCTCATCCCCCGTTTCCGCGCCGAGATCAAGGAGCTGCGGGCGCGCCTCTGAAGGCGGCCGCCGCTTGGCCGGTTCTTTGGCGCGCTGTCCGGAGTTGTGATACCATTACCCGGTTGTTCCGGGAGCCGAGGCATGCTGAAACGGTTGTTTTTCCCCCGCAGCGAATCCGGCTTTCTCACCCTGGTGAGGTTGTCGCTGCGGAGCTTTTTCACCACCGGCGGCCCCACCACGTCCGCGGCCATTTCGTATTTCACCCTGATTTCGCTGTTTCCGGCATTCCTGCTGGTTGTGGCGGTGGGCGACATGCTGGTCCGGACCCACGAGCGCAGCCGGGAGGTGGTCCAGCAGGCGGTGGCCATCTTTCCGGCGACGACCCGCCACTTCATTCTCGACAACCTGGACACAATGATCGCCCCGCCATCGTGGGAGTCCATCATCACCTACGCCTCCATCTTCCTGTGGGCGGCCATGTGGTCGTTTCACCTGCTGGAGGAGGCCCTGGACAAGGCGTGGAACGTGGAGGCGAGCCGGTCGTTCTGGACGCGCAAACTGACCAACCTCTGGATCATCCTGGTCAGCACCGTTCTGTTCCTCGGCTCCACCACCCTTCTGGCGACCATCCGTTTCCTGCGGCCCCGCATCGTGGACGAGGGCTGGTCGGTGGGCGAGCTGTCGTTCCAGATCCTGCTCGGGCTCAGCGCCTATCTGCTGATGGCCCTGATGGTCACCTTGATTTATAAAATCCTGCCCAACACCTCCGTCTGTTTTACTGAGGCGCTCTCGGGCGGCCTGATCGCCACACTGATCTGGCAGCTGGCCAACACCATCTTTGTCTGGACGGTGCCGCTCTTCCACTACGAAGTGGTCTACGGATCGATCTGGGCGATCGTGGTGATCGTCGTGTGGGTGTACGTGTCCTGCTGGATCATCCTGCTCGGCGCGCACATGACCTATCACATCCACCGCTTCGCTGGCCCCCCGGCCGGCAAGTCTCCGGAATCACCCTCCGCGGCCAAAGCGGACACTGCCGGCCCAGCCTGACGATGCAATGCTGACATTGTCCGATTTCCAGTATGAGTTGCCTCCGGACCGGATTGCCCAACTGCCGGCGGACCGGCGTGAAGAGGCCCGGATGATGATCGTCGACCGGGCGGGGGCGAACGTCCGCCACGCGCAGGTGACCGACCTGCCCGACACGCTGCGGCCGGGCGACCTGCTGGTGCTCAACGACACCCGGGTCATTCCCGCCCGGCTGTTCGGTGTCAAGGCGGAC encodes the following:
- a CDS encoding MBL fold metallo-hydrolase, with translation MVFEQIIQGRSRNFAYLFASCPGGSGFVVDPGPDPVPDRLLEIIRDLRAGVKAIILTHHHTDHVAGTVALAAATGAAVHAHAETARLLSGRVRVDRLLVDGAMLRWEENLSAVVLATPGHAPGSICLVVNDTWLVTGDTLFIGDCGRTDLPEGDAAALFRSLQRLKELPDHLAVCPGHDYGPVLIRRLDEEKEHNPALQAADLAAFNAIP
- the xth gene encoding exodeoxyribonuclease III produces the protein MKIATWNVNSIRARLPRLLDWLGRERPDVVCLQETKVVDDQFPFAEIEALGYHCAVFGQKTYNGVALLSLAPAAEVVRGLPGDAADADRRVIAATVDGVHVVSVYAPNGTALDSPRYEEKLAWYRRFRDSLDAALPPASALVLAGDFNVAPEDRDVWDVAAWRGQLLFTDPEKEALRHLTGWGLTDLLRRHHPEETIFTWWDYRGGAFHRGWGLRIDHILASAPMAARCSGVAVHRDERKGEKPSDHAPVVASFD
- a CDS encoding cupin domain-containing protein — encoded protein: MRATIHHVTPDAESFIPEGCFILELSNSPDDPDVSIARARVAPGATTRWHRLTGTVERYVILTGAGRVEVGDLPPQDVTPGDVVLIPPACRQRIANTGSEDLIFLAVCTPRFQPTCYKNLETECRHGDAP
- a CDS encoding PrsW family intramembrane metalloprotease, with product MKLQLVVEGSTLHGRVLPLGDGWLLAGRAPECTLRFDAVRDNTVSARHAIIQREISGHVLYDQDSRNGTFVNGVRVRRVELQPGDVVELGTGGPRLRVVRMAESPPAASPFTPASPPVPPQPLSLHESITTLGLYNPEKEKPRHSTWLGAAAAVCIGGGIALLVLVVLLLSLGVTGTIVGLIVAFIPAPFYLALFLWLDRYDPEPAWVITAAFAWGALVGVLISFAMNTFFGAVASAMAGAEAGDALSSIFSAPIIEEGIKGLGVILIWLLLRREFDDVLDGVMYAGVIALGFATVENVLYYGGMFLKEGVGGLVPVVIMRGVLSPYSHALFTSMTGIGCGLARETHNRALRVVLPLAGLALAMFLHALWNAVATFTQGFFFVIYLIVWLPLFIALLVLVIGLVVREGKIVRRMLAVEVTTGRLTDAELKAAGSFWSRLGWPLAALPHWGRFTARRRFLRAATKLAFCFWHVERAAASRAQTISLPLIPRFRAEIKELRARL
- a CDS encoding YihY/virulence factor BrkB family protein is translated as MLKRLFFPRSESGFLTLVRLSLRSFFTTGGPTTSAAISYFTLISLFPAFLLVVAVGDMLVRTHERSREVVQQAVAIFPATTRHFILDNLDTMIAPPSWESIITYASIFLWAAMWSFHLLEEALDKAWNVEASRSFWTRKLTNLWIILVSTVLFLGSTTLLATIRFLRPRIVDEGWSVGELSFQILLGLSAYLLMALMVTLIYKILPNTSVCFTEALSGGLIATLIWQLANTIFVWTVPLFHYEVVYGSIWAIVVIVVWVYVSCWIILLGAHMTYHIHRFAGPPAGKSPESPSAAKADTAGPA
- a CDS encoding S-adenosylmethionine:tRNA ribosyltransferase-isomerase encodes the protein MLTLSDFQYELPPDRIAQLPADRREEARMMIVDRAGANVRHAQVTDLPDTLRPGDLLVLNDTRVIPARLFGVKAD